The genomic window GGCAAACATATGAACGCGAGAATCTGGGGGAACTTTCAGCCCTCGCCTTCTCTCAGGTACCGAGCAGCAGCTTAACGATAACCGGATTTTTCGTCAAGCTCGAAAAACTGGATCATCGAGTTTAAAGACTTAACGCCGTTTCGGGTGCAATATATGGGAGTTTCGGGCACGTGACGCATTAATTCGGGCAATGCGCCGCTATGATCACTTTCCGCATGACTGGCGATGATATAATCGATCCGGGTAAGGTCAATTTCATGGGCCAGATTTTTGATAAATTCTTTTGAAAAAGGCGCCCATACCGTATCAATCAAAGCCACTTTTTCTTCACGGATCAGGTAGGAATTGTACGTAGAGCCTTTGTGGGTCGAATATTCATCGCCATGGAATTTTTTTAAATCCCAGTCAATTTTGCCGATCCATGTGACATTGTTTTTTACCGTCATTGGATTCATGGTTCACCTCGTTGATAAAAGGGTTGCTGAGTGATTTGATTCTGATCCGCAGCCGTTCAGGTTAAGGGCTTGCGCAAAAAAATTTACATTATAAGGCGCTGCGGCGCTTGGACTTGCGAATTTATTTTTGTACAAATTCTGTCTGAGCGGGTTGAATCTCTGACGTACAGTTCGGACAACGTGTCGCCTGAATCGGAATGATGGAATAGCATCTCGGGCATTCCCGTGTGGTCGGTTCGGCGGGCGGCGCCGTCTCTTTTTTTGCGAACCGATTCATTTGCCTGATCACCATAAAGATCGCGAAGGCCACGATCAGAAAATCTATAACCGTGTTGATGAACAGGCCATATCTGATGGTTACCGCATCTGCTGCCAGACTCTTTTCCTTGAGTGTGACCGCCAGTGTGGAAAAATCAACCTGGCCCAGAAGCAGGCCGATGGGTGGCATGATGATGTCATTGACCAGTGAGCTGACAATCTTGCCGAATGCACCGCCGATGATGATTCCAACGGCCATGTCCATAACATTGCCTCGCATTGCGAATTTTTTGAATTCTTTGAGCATTTCCATGGGGGTTCTCCTGTGCGGAAAAGGGGTTAAGGGCTGGATGCCGCTGAAATCCTCAATTCGTGCTGATTTCCGTTTGACTGAAAAAGCCGGTATGTGACATCGCCCCGGGCAGGGGGCTGCGGGGGCGTTCATTTTTCGGGTGTATTACGATCGGATCATGGTCAGGAGCATCTTGAATCGTTTAACGGCCGTTAACGCGTGCGGTTTGTTGGCGGGCATGATGAGCATCTCGCCCTGTTTCACGTGGAACGGTGTGCCGGATATTTTTATTTCCACTTCGCCGTCGAGC from Desulfobacterales bacterium includes these protein-coding regions:
- the mscL gene encoding large-conductance mechanosensitive channel protein MscL is translated as MEMLKEFKKFAMRGNVMDMAVGIIIGGAFGKIVSSLVNDIIMPPIGLLLGQVDFSTLAVTLKEKSLAADAVTIRYGLFINTVIDFLIVAFAIFMVIRQMNRFAKKETAPPAEPTTRECPRCYSIIPIQATRCPNCTSEIQPAQTEFVQK
- a CDS encoding MBL fold metallo-hydrolase, which codes for MNPMTVKNNVTWIGKIDWDLKKFHGDEYSTHKGSTYNSYLIREEKVALIDTVWAPFSKEFIKNLAHEIDLTRIDYIIASHAESDHSGALPELMRHVPETPIYCTRNGVKSLNSMIQFFELDEKSGYR